Proteins from one Juglans microcarpa x Juglans regia isolate MS1-56 chromosome 1S, Jm3101_v1.0, whole genome shotgun sequence genomic window:
- the LOC121245977 gene encoding zinc finger CCHC domain-containing protein 10: MSSKKEEKAQVAAERIKAATLSAAKGLSRAQAERAATAAARNVNAYGQKEEGPSRWQEKREAKRQMYLNSTEKAVRLGERKDLKASMSTVAGVASQCQKCFQSGHWTYECKNERVYISRPSRTQQLKNPKLRMKVSISYDLDNPDVKEEKAGKSSKKSKRKHLSYSDSSSGSEASVFETDSGASSVTGSDYSSDESSSSYSSSSDSEEERRQRRKKKKQKRRRRRRDSSSSESSESDSASESDSDNRSSHRKNRRHGRRR; encoded by the coding sequence ATGTCTAgtaagaaggaagagaaagccCAGGTTGCAGCGGAAAGAATCAAGGCAGCAACCTTGAGTGCTGCCAAGGGTCTTAGCCGTGCTCAGGCTGAAAGGGCAGCAACAGCTGCAGCCCGAAATGTTAATGCATACGGGCAGAAGGAAGAAGGACCAAGCAGATGGCAGGAGAAAAGGGAAGCTAAGAGACAGATGTACCTGAATAGTACTGAGAAGGCTGTGAGATTGGGTGAAAGAAAGGATCTTAAGGCCTCTATGTCTACCGTTGCTGGTGTGGCTTCACAATGCCAGAAGTGTTTCCAGAGTGGGCATTGGACATATGAATGCAAAAATGAACGAGTTTACATCTCGCGACCCTCTCGGACTCAGCAGCTCAAGAACCCCAAATTGAGGATGAAGGTGTCAATCTCTTATGATTTAGATAATCCAGATGTTAAGGAAGAGAAGGCTGGAAAGAGttcaaagaaaagcaaaaggaagCATTTATCATATTCTGATTCCAGTAGTGGTAGTGAGGCTTCAGTTTTCGAGACTGATAGTGGGGCTTCATCAGTTACGGGATCAGATTATTCTTCAGATGAGAGTAGCTCTAGTTACAGTTCCTCATCTGATTCAGAAGAGGAGAGGAGGCAGcggaggaagaaaaagaagcagaAGAGGAGAAGGCGCAGGAGGGACAGCTCATCTTCCGAGTCTTCTGAGTCAGACTCGGCTTCAGAGTCAGACTCTGATAATAGGAGCAGTCACAGGAAGAACAGGAGGCATGGTCGAAGGCGATAG